The sequence CGTTCCGTGAGACAACGTTTCCTATCTGCTCTATCAATCCATCCCTGGCCGTATCCATTATCTGTGCCTTCTGGATACTGTCGACCCTCTTCACATTCGCGACACTCTTCACTGCCTCGGCCTGATGGCTAACAGCGGCAATCTCATTAACAGTCTCGCGCGATTCTGTCCGCGATGCCCTGAACTCGTCAACGCCAGATCTTCCCACCAGCTCGAGGAATTCATCTTTCAAAGTCCATGGTGACTCTGGCATCGAGCTGCCACTTTCACCGGGCCCCGACGTAGCGGATACCTGTTCAGGCATCTCATCACGGGCTACACTTGAATGGATCGCCCTGACTGATTCTCTTTCAACTTTCAGCCTGAAGTCCTCCATCTCCCTCATTGATTGTCCGGATAGAGGTATCGAAGCTGCTGAGTTTAAATTCTCGATCAGTTTCCCGGTCAGAGCTTCCCCACTCATATCTTTCCCGTTTATTGCACCTTCGGGCTTTCTGATCTCCCTGACTTCCCGGTGTACACTCGGCAGAACGTCTATTTCGAAATCATCAGATTTCATTTCCAGCGTGGCCCCCGTGGTATCAGGATTCGTCAAGGTCGCTGCCGGCATACCTCTTTCCTTAAGGAACTCTGCCCCGGTCATTCCCTGCTCCCTGATCGCGACACCCTTCGCCCGACCTATCCCTCTGTGAACGGTACCACCGCTGACATTCTCATCTGGTTTGTGCCCTGTTTTGTGTCCCGGTTTGTTCTCAGTTTTGACTCTTTCGGGTATCCTCTGATCATCATCCTTCACTACTGAAGGATCCAGTGTGTCTGAGACAGCGATTCCACCGGGCATCTTCATGTCGTCATTCAGCAGTCTTGCGAGAAGTTCAGAAGGATCAGTCCCGGCAATGAGGTTTCTGTCCATTTCCTCTATCAGGCCATCGATATGATTCCCCATACTGGTATCACCCGGTTCTTCTACTGACAGGGCCTTCTCTTCTATCGCAACAGGAATCATCGTGGAAGATCCATCCGGCTTGCGGGGCGATGTGTCTATGCCGAAAAGAGGCACTTCACCTGTCATCCCTTTCGGAGGATCGATCTCCATCCCGGCAGGGACAAGAAGGTCCATGAATCCGGCCGCGGCAAATAGTCCCGATTTTTGTGAGACTTTTGACCCCGAACGAAATAGACCTCCCCCGTTATCGAGAGTCTTTCCTGTTATTCTGCTTCCCTGTCCTGCTACGTTCATATCGTTGGACGCTTTCCTATTCTGCGGCTGATCTCAGCCGACACGGCGGGAGGAAGAGCAGCCATGAGCTTGGCGGCTTTCTTCTCTTTCATCGCCGTTATGATCTTTACAAGAAGATCCATCTTTATCGAGGCCGCGATCGGAGCCGCCTTGCCCGGTTTCATCGAATCATAAAGCTTTGCGAGTCTGGTGATCTTCTCCTGATATTCCTTGTCGATCTCACCCGACATCTCCGACATCCTTCTCAGGTAATCCTCGAGTTCCAGTCTCATATCCGAAATGATCTTCTTCTCCATCTCAAGATCATTCTTGATGCTGAGCATCTCCACCTTGTTCCTCTCGAGATTTATCTTCTGGGTCTCTATCGCCTGAAGTTGAACGAGATTGATCGTGGTCTGATCTACTGGGACTACCGCTTCCATTTCCAGTTCACTCTCAGGCCCGAATCTCATGAATCCCATCGAGTAGAGAGCTCCCATCGATATGAGAATAAAACTGAGAGCCGATACCGCGATTACATCTTTCATCCTGGTTCCTGTCCCTCTATTTTCGGTTTCGATATTACTATTGCCGAGAGAGCATCAGCGCAAGTGATATGCCACGCGACCTCCCTCACCGACAAGGCTGGATCGGTGTACCAAACAGGTTGAAATAAAAAAGGTTAAAGTATTATGGGAAAGGTGACGACAGACAGGGGGGTGGTTATTATACGGATTCGGGGAAAATTTTACCCCCGTGTGCGGACCATATTTTCCGCCTCCGGGTCAGGATCCAATACACGAAGAGAATGCGGGGGGCAGCCCCGAAAACTTCATCTGTTCTTGTTTTGATAGGCATGCACGAGTGCCAGGTCGTCCGCGACCCTGCTCCTCACTACTTCAAGATGTTTCATGAGATCTGATTCGCTCGAAGAGACTACTTTTTCCCATATCTTGTGCGTGATCGAATCGTTGACGACCGATTCCCTGCGCCCATGCTCATCCCTTATCGCGGTGAGAACCGAAGATTTCTGAAGAGTGATCCTTCTGTCGAAGTGGTCCTTCCCCCCTCTGAACCTTTTCATCTCCTCAATATTCAGACGTTCTCCCTCCTGAGGAATACTTTCGAGGAAAAACTCATTTTTTTTCAAGTATAGGGATTCCAGGATGTTCTCCTCCATATTCCTCCTGGAAGAGGCTTTCTGTAGTTCGACGACGCTTAGAAGTTTCTTCTGTTCGAAGTATCTTGCGATCTTACGGAGTTTCCTTACGCGATTCTTCATCCATTCATACTCCGTCGACTATCCCGGCGAGGGATGATTCTGTTTCCGCGAATGATATGGATTCCGATATTTCCTGCCTGAAGAACTGACGAAGCTGATCGTTCATCTCTATCGCAGTATCTATCGATGGATTACTGCCTGTCACATACGCTCCGATATTAATAAGGTCCTCCGCCTCCCGATAATCCGCCAGCCATTTCATCACCTTGTCGCGTCTTTCCTTCTGCTGTGGTGAAAGAAATACAGGAGCCAGCCTTGAGATACTCTGTAACACATCGATTGCTGGATACTGATTCATGTTGGCGAGTCTTCTTGAAAGAACGACATGGCCGTCAAGGATAGCCCGGATCGCGTCTGTCAACGGATCGGCACTTATATCGTCTCCCTCGACCAGGACCGTGTAAAAACCGGTTATGCTGCCTGTGGTGCCACTCCCCGCTCTTTCAAGCAGGGCCGGCAACTTGGCAAAGACAGACGGCGTGTATCCGCGCGAAGTCGGAGGTTCCCCTACCGCCAGACCGATCTCCCTCTGAGCCATCGCATAGCGTGTGACCGAATCCATCATGAACATGACATTCTGTCCACGATCACGAAAATATTCGGCTATCGCCATGGCTGTCTCCGCACCCTTCACCCTCATAACAGGACTTCTGTCCGAAGTCACAGCGACGATGACAGACCTGCTGAGGCCTTCAGGACCAAGAATATTATCGATGAACTCCCTTACTTCACGGCCTCTCTCACCGATCATCGCTATCACATTGACATCGCTGATTGCATTTCTGCATATCATACCAAGAAGGACGCTTTTTCCCACACCACTTCCGGAAAAGATCCCCATTCTCTGCCCCATGCCACACGGCAGGACAGAATCTATAGCCTTTATGCCGGTTTCCATCATCGTCGATATCGGTCTTCTATCAAGCGGCGATGGCGCATTGTTATCAAGTCGCCTCCATTCACCGGTACGAATCTCACCGAGATTGTCGATCGGTTCTCCCATAGCTCCGATGACCCTGCCGAGCAATGCGTCACCAACAGGCACACTCATGGGCTTGCCAGCGGGAAAGACCATACTCCCCTCTCCGATACCCGTT is a genomic window of Candidatus Latescibacterota bacterium containing:
- a CDS encoding flagellar hook-length control protein FliK — its product is MNVAGQGSRITGKTLDNGGGLFRSGSKVSQKSGLFAAAGFMDLLVPAGMEIDPPKGMTGEVPLFGIDTSPRKPDGSSTMIPVAIEEKALSVEEPGDTSMGNHIDGLIEEMDRNLIAGTDPSELLARLLNDDMKMPGGIAVSDTLDPSVVKDDDQRIPERVKTENKPGHKTGHKPDENVSGGTVHRGIGRAKGVAIREQGMTGAEFLKERGMPAATLTNPDTTGATLEMKSDDFEIDVLPSVHREVREIRKPEGAINGKDMSGEALTGKLIENLNSAASIPLSGQSMREMEDFRLKVERESVRAIHSSVARDEMPEQVSATSGPGESGSSMPESPWTLKDEFLELVGRSGVDEFRASRTESRETVNEIAAVSHQAEAVKSVANVKRVDSIQKAQIMDTARDGLIEQIGNVVSRNGVQEIKMFLSPPELGEMKIRVEVRGKKVRASILVESVAIKGAVDGGTGRLADAIMNEGFVLEKLDVSVNDTDKHSEWNMSDDDMSVGETALDKPVIVGRHAETVRNDSGGIDLLV
- a CDS encoding FliI/YscN family ATPase, which encodes MGNLMTSGLARLQTTLDNTDPVFRSGRLVGMIGLVAEVEGINASVGDICRIETGRSEGEVIAEVVGFRDDRVLVMPFSHATGIGEGSMVFPAGKPMSVPVGDALLGRVIGAMGEPIDNLGEIRTGEWRRLDNNAPSPLDRRPISTMMETGIKAIDSVLPCGMGQRMGIFSGSGVGKSVLLGMICRNAISDVNVIAMIGERGREVREFIDNILGPEGLSRSVIVAVTSDRSPVMRVKGAETAMAIAEYFRDRGQNVMFMMDSVTRYAMAQREIGLAVGEPPTSRGYTPSVFAKLPALLERAGSGTTGSITGFYTVLVEGDDISADPLTDAIRAILDGHVVLSRRLANMNQYPAIDVLQSISRLAPVFLSPQQKERRDKVMKWLADYREAEDLINIGAYVTGSNPSIDTAIEMNDQLRQFFRQEISESISFAETESSLAGIVDGV